The Alnus glutinosa chromosome 3, dhAlnGlut1.1, whole genome shotgun sequence nucleotide sequence ACAAGTTAACCCCACccagaaaaaaaggaaaggtaaaagaaaagagGACAACATTTGTTGGGGGCTGCTTCAGGGGGGGAGGAAGAAAGAGAGCAAAAACAAATTAACCTTGTGATTGTATCAAGTACATTAGTCTgattgtatcaaaagttgcCCTTGTGAAATCAATTTCATAAGCAAGATCCAAAAAATACACTAAATGGGTTCTTAACATGAATGGAAATTAAACAACTCATGTGCGTTTTGCAACCTCGTTCTATATTAAATAACCTCCTACTGCGTCTTTGAAGGTCAGAAAAGACTTGACACCATTGGTTCCTACTGGCCGTTCAGGCCTAGGTTATATATAAGTTATAAGCATCACTTATACAAGTCTATAAGCTTCTCTTGCTCCCATCACTCAGAATATTGTTCTTGACACAGAAATCTAAGAACATATACAGGAAATAAGTTTCGTCCAATAGGGCTTAGACCTATTCCAGGGGTTTAAAAACCTCATCACAACCCATCAGACAAGcatacttttaattttaagttttttaatctCATTTCCAATTTTATATCTCTTGTTggaaatgtgtgtgtgtgtgcatctGAGATCAGTAAATAAGAGTCAATTTTATATTGATGAATTAGGAGAATATAATATAATCCtagaaacttcacttacatGGCATTCATGTTCTGAATTTTGTCCTGTTGAATTCTCCAATCTTTTCCAAGTATCAGTGACATCAAGTATATATATCTTAACAGGCACTATAAAATCATCCCAATCAAGCCACTTCACTGTGTATCTCATGTAAAGGCTTCTCTTGGCACCCTCAAAGCCTTCTCTCACTCTGCATTGCGTATGATCATAGCAGCATGACAAACCTCCTATATAGTCTGGCCTCAATGGCTGGCCACGCTGATCCTTTGTAACATTATATAGATCACACCTGCATTCAGTGCATCCCAACCTATCTTCCACACCCCTTGTATCAATTGCATGGACATTAAGCAACCACCTCTCCTCATACCCAGCAGGAATATCTGCGGGATTGCCAACCTCTATTCCATAAGGATCCGGAACATCTGTTGCTGTTCCTCGTGTTTCAGATCCAAGGCCATAATACTGTCCAACAGCATTCTTCTGACATATTCCGCTGTTCCTCACCAAAATATGATCAGATTGGTGGAGCTCCTTATGACCATCATGCTCTGGATTTGTTGCATCTGTACGTTGGTAATACCTTGCAAGGACCCAGTGATGGAGATAAGTTTCATGAAGAGGGACAGAGCGGCCTGCTTCATCAACCACTTCAGCATTGAAACCCTTGAGGGCAATATGACCACTTGGCCAGTCAATATTGTAGTAATATGTGTCCACCACTGATCCTGGCCCCAGCACAAATTTAGGGGATAGAAAAACAGCAGATTTTATCTTAGGAGATCCATTTTTCCGGATAGCTTGCGAACAAGGTATGCTTAATGCCACCAGTAGTATTACAAATGGAACTCGAACAGAGTGTAGCATTTTTTCTGCCAAAACCATAGATTCTCAGACAAGCTCAATAATAATTTCTATAAAGGAGTGAAACCCACAATGTGAAACAAAAACTAGACACGAGCTTAGCGATTTGAAAGAGAGAGCATAAAGGACTAAAACAACTTGCTTGCGTTTGACTTGGCAATAAACGTGTCCTTATTGCAGTGTTTCAAGACATGTTAGGTGCAATTTTGTTAGGATTTGCAGCACAAGCACaagaaaaatatgaacaaagaagaagaagaggaagcaaGAATCAAAACACAAGAATTTAACATGGTTTGGCAAGATTGCCTAAATCCACAGGCAGCAGCAACGTATCAGGAAAAAATTACAATGAACCTCCTCCCTCTCTCTTATGAAATCTCATACTACCTCTAAGATACAATGCATAGATgatacgaaaaaataaaaaaataaaaataagactcAGAATTCTAGGAGGATACACAATCCTACCAAAAAGGTATTAGAATTTCTAATCCTGAAACTAATAGGATTCTAacaaatttaaacataaattttgGGGAAACTCCCTAACAGAAGGAAATTATAAAGATATAAGCCAGGGTAAGGGAAGAAACTGTCAATATTAGAAGAGAGTACAAAGAAATGAACACGAAATTGCTTGGTCAGCTCACAAGGCCATAGAGAGGacactaaattaataaattgaaaTGGGCTCGTAAATGAATGTTATCATGCTAAGAAAAGTGAAATCTTGATGCCAAAGTTACACATGGGTAATTTTGAAatccatcaaaaaaaaaaaaaaaaaaacacccagaAAAGGGGAATCAAGAAGCGAAGtctttcctctctttctctattgatttttgttttgaaattgacaaaACCACAAACTGGATTCGttcacaggaaaaaaaaacaataccaAAAGAACACTAGATATAAAGCACAAGAAAAGGCTATCCCTTTTGTGTAAACTAATTCTCactcttaaaaaaacaaaataaaataaaaccaacacTTGAACCGGATATGATAGGCGTACCATCCCATCTGATGCTGGCAGCAAACTCATCAAATAATAGaacattatatataattaacagTGTCTACTTTTACatgaaaaaacaaagagaaacagTTTTCATCTTGAAAAAGAGAACATACAATtaacagattaaaaaaaaaaaggggcaaaagagaaaagagagagaataccAAAGTGGACGAGGGACTGCCGGCCACCCACAGCAGGACGAGGACTTTGATGAGTACGGAGAAAGATGGAGCTGCGAAGTTCAAGTTTTGAAGACTATTATACAGTATGGTTTTATGGCTATGtattgtataataatacacatgCGTGTCTGACAAAGTACTCCCTTTGGATTTTGTAATTGATGAGGGCACTGCTTACGTCCGATTCAGCAATTGCGTAAGCTATGACGTATAACATATGTGAAAGTCTTACTATCGAGGAAGAAAGCTTCAACACATCCTCCCCTCATCTTCCCTTTATCaccattttataataaaaaaattaatttttattaaaaatttgtctataatgtcacatcagagacaactttttaataaaaattaattttttttaaagaaaatggggTGACAAGGGGATGAGAGTCTTCTCTTTAGCATTTCCCATCGAGGAATAACTCTtctagtccctgagttttgaaaactttattttttaattattgagtttcaatttgcatcataaATGATACCTCAATTTTAGAAAATGACCGAATAaatacctcggttaacttctccgtccaaaaactaacggaccgccacgtgtcaacctctgaggttgacacgtggcactatataaaaaaaaataaaaatctttaaaaatgaattaaaaaataataatattaaaaaatttaaaaaaaattgaaaacaaaaaaaacaaaaaacaaggggtggctgagTCATCCCCTTGGTCGGTCTGGGGTCGGCCAccccttgacaaaaaaaaataaaaatagaaataaaattgtgaagggccaccccagaccggataagggggtggctggccaccacCATGGTTGCTAAGGGGGTGGCAGccacacctttttttttaaaaaatattttttttaattcatttttaaagatttttaatttttaatttttttatatagtgccacgtgtcaacctctgaggttgacacgtggtgatccattagtttttggacggagaagttaaccgaggtacttattcggtcatttcccaaaattgaggtatcatctgtgatgcaaattgaaattcaggaactaaaaaataaagttttcaaaactcatgaactaaaaaagtgtttaaccaaaaaaaaaatagaaattgatcgTTACACTTCACCTGCACAACTTGTGCACTCACATCAGACACAAGGAAGTGTGGCTCAGTGTGAGCCACACTTCCTTGTGTTTGGTGTGAGTGCACAAGTTGTGCAGCATGTGTAACAATCACTcctcaaaaaaattatgatataaAAGAGGTAAATTTGGCATTGTTGAAGATCTGGCTTACATACGGTAGTaggtaccgttttccactacgGCATtcctttttaataataaaaaatttattaaaatttaaaaattattaaaaattaaaaaaacaaaaaacaaaacaagaaaggtGGCCGGTCAGG carries:
- the LOC133862913 gene encoding uncharacterized protein LOC133862913, with product MLHSVRVPFVILLVALSIPCSQAIRKNGSPKIKSAVFLSPKFVLGPGSVVDTYYYNIDWPSGHIALKGFNAEVVDEAGRSVPLHETYLHHWVLARYYQRTDATNPEHDGHKELHQSDHILVRNSGICQKNAVGQYYGLGSETRGTATDVPDPYGIEVGNPADIPAGYEERWLLNVHAIDTRGVEDRLGCTECRCDLYNVTKDQRGQPLRPDYIGGLSCCYDHTQCRVREGFEGAKRSLYMRYTVKWLDWDDFIVPVKIYILDVTDTWKRLENSTGQNSEHECHVEYNIESCASGMADNGCTDTKRTSLAMPTGGSVIYGVAHQHSGGIGIALYGEDGRVICSSIPTYGEGKEAGNEAGYIVGMSSCYPRPGSVKINDGETLVLESNYSSTQKHTGVMGLFYILVAEELPKPMVSLRTPFAKSINQVWERQ